A genomic region of Pseudopipra pipra isolate bDixPip1 chromosome W, bDixPip1.hap1, whole genome shotgun sequence contains the following coding sequences:
- the LOC135405262 gene encoding uncharacterized protein LOC135405262 — MLALEKLSLVDTALEGKAKSLLRTCFSSVFWLPAEKEMPKADLALYIKTLNSMDSMLRTVVLSFPVSRVSEELQGILELLLDFTRCEREAVRERAMARIDVLTRVLSDYSTLQANANARRGTAGPVCSGEIQLPLLGKLLGRLILFRFSEEQTSCAAFHALFALAEFIFESRLKDRADQVHWEAVTTSALCSLSARDCAKTFGKYLRSHERTDVILVAIEALGDASILDQQVPSSLLDVALEDPDVWLTDAPKIVSSILESLPYCSTQAAWEKAESLLRLMTNLYPTTVVILLCKAALQGDSTAPELWELMSSMPETLAKILEDFANLLHRQCFRCSAEGPRTQPMASSSRKAEWEDLADEPDIESHQGCPNERTAGLLLEGLVGLSQRAEMARNIELFLPGMMKILQAGSEDAQMKILLALRNVLRQLKKSKASFIAVQLVGRLLPLFDSECSELRELSIRMLTELLQLVVGRDEKRMRKEVWRALVPLLFRMSDQVPSVAKASREALLAAAELLKWKTLKHLLQRERLWELGACLLQKSRSRAEDFIHQSLPYLQDPQANVRLAAVRFIGLITRRLREQTTESQADILSALQPLENDWDISVSSLAARTTSILRSPWVQQRPRGLLRALRCCWP; from the exons ATGCTGGCTCTGGAGAAATTGAG cttggTGGACACAGCACTGGAGGGCAAAGCCAAAAGCCTCCTCCGCACGTGTTTCTCAAGTGTCTtctggctgcctgcagagaaggaaatgccAAAAGCAGACCTTGCCCTCTATATCAAG ACCCTGAACTCCATGGACAGCATGCTGAGGACAGTGGTGCTCAGCTTTCCTGTCTCTCGAGTCAgcgaggagctgcagggcatcTTGGAG ctgctgctggacttCACCAGATGCGAGAGAGAGGCTGTGAGGGAGAGGGCCATGGCAAGGATCGATGTGCTGACCCGTGTGCTGTCTGATTATTCCACTCTGCAG GCCAATGCCAACGCCAGAAGAGGCACTGCTGGACCTGTCTGCTCTGGGGAGATCCAGCTCCCGCTCCTAGGAAAGCTGCTGGGACGTCTCATCCTTTTCCGGTTCTCCGAGGAGCAGACAAGCTGTGCAGCTTTCCATGCTCTTTTTGCCCTGGCTGAGTTCATCT TCGAATCCAGGCTAAAGGACAGAGCAGACCAAGTCCACTGGGAAGCCGTGACCACCTCCGCGCTGTGTTCTCTGAGCGCCAGGGACTGTGCCAAG ACCTTTGGAAAATACCTGAGGTCCCACGAGAGGACAGATGTCATCCTCGTGGCCATCGAGGCGTTGGGAGATGCCAGCATCCTCGACCAGCAGGTGCCCAGCAGCCTGCTGGATGTGGCCTTGGAGGACCCGGACGTCTGGCTGACGGAC GCACCCAAGATAGTCAGCAGCATCCTTGAGAGCCTGCCATactgcagcacacaggcagcGTGGGAGAAAGCGGAGTCACTGCTTCGCCTGATGACCAACCTGTACCCCACCACAGTGGTCATCCTCCTGTGCAAGGCGGCTCTTCAAGGAGACAG cactgcgccggagctgtgggagctgatgTCCTCCATGCCGGAGACGCTGGCCAAGATCTTGGAGGACTTTGCCAACCTGCTGCACAGACAGTGCTTCCGCTGCTCCGCAGAAGGCCCCCGCACCCAGCCCATGGCT TCATCCTCCAGGAAGGCTGAGTGGGAGGATTTGGCTGACGAGCCCGACATCGAGAGCCATCAGGGCTGTCCAAACGAGAGGACGGCcgggctgctgctggaagggctcGTTGGGCTGTCACAGAGAGCCGAGATG GCCAGAAACATAGAACTCTTCCTGCCGGGCATGATGAAGATCCTGCAAGCTGGCAGCGAAGATGCCCAGATGAAGATCCTGCTGGCCTTGCGAAACGTGCTGCGTCAGCTGAAGAAGAGCAAGGCCAGCTTCATCGCTGTGCAGCTTGTGGGGAGGCTCCTGCCCCTCTTTGACTCG GAGTGCAGCGAGCTGCGAGAGCTCTCCATCCGCATGCTCACggagctgctgcagttggtggtcggcagggatgagaagaggatgaggaaggaggtGTGGCGGGCACTGGTGCCTCTCCTCTTCCGCATGAGCGACCAGGTCCCCAGCGTGGCCAAG GCCTCCAGGGAAGCCCTTCTTGCTGCCgcagagctgctgaagtggAAGACGCTCAAGcacctgctgcagagagagcGGCTGTGGGAGCTTGGAGCGTGCTTG ctgcagaagagcaggagcagggctgaagacTTCATCCACCAGAGTCTGCCCTACCTGCAGGACCCTCAGGCCAACGTGCGCCTGGCGGCCGTCAGGTTCATCG GACTCATCACACGGCGCCTGAGGGAGCAGACCACGGAGAGTCAGGCTGACATcctgagcg CACTTCAGCCCTTGGAGAATGACTGGGACATCTCTGtcagctccctggcagctcgGACAACCTCCATTCTGAGGAGTCCTTGGGTGCAGCAAAGACCAAGAGGCCTCCTGCGAGCACTGCGCTGCTGCTGGCCGTGA